The genomic segment CAGATGGTAACGAGAATGTTGAAGAACAGCTTAGTGCAGGCATTTTTCAACAAGTCAGTCAAATTCAAAATAGCGTAAGCCCTGGAATGTTTCCCTCAACAGAACCAGCAGTCCATACCAGGCCAGATAATTTAATAGCTGGAAGAGCTGAAAGTGTTCACCCACAGAATGAAAACACTTTGTCTAatcagcaacagcaacagcagcaacagcaagtgATGGAATCCTCAGCTGCAATGGTGATAGAGATGCAACAGAGTATCTGCCAGGCAGCTGCCCAGATTCAGTCAGAGCTGTTTCCTTCATCTGCTTCAGCAAATGGAAACCTTCAACAGTCTCCAGTTTACCAGCAGACTTCTCATATGATGAGCGCATTATCAGCCAATGAGGACATGCAAATGCAATGTGAATTGTTTTCTTCTCCTCCGGCAGTTTCTGGAAATGAAACTACTACAACTACCACACAGCAGGTTGCAACTTCTGGCACTACCCTGTTTCAGACATCAAATTCAGGAGATGGAGAAGAGACTGGAGCACAAGCAAAACAGATTCAGAACAGTGTCTTTCAGACCATGGTCCAAATGCAACATAGTGGGGACAGTCAGCCTCAAGTTGGCCTTTTTTCATCTACAAAAAGTATGATAAGTGTTCAAAATAGTGGTACCCAGCAGCAAGGCAATGGTTTATTCCAGCAAGGTAATGAGATGATGTCACTTCAATCAGGGAATTTTTTGCAGCAGTCTTCTCATTCACAGGCCCAGCTTTTTCATCCTCAGAATCCTATTGCTGATGCTCAGAACCTTTCCCAGGAAACTCAAGGTTCTATTTTTCATAGTCCAAGTCCTATTGTCCACAGTCAGACTTCTACAGCCTCCTCTGAACAAATGCAGCCTCCAATGTTTCACTCTCAAAATACCATGGCTGTGCTGCAGGGCTCTTCTGTTCCTCAAGACCAACAGTCAGCCAACATATTTCTTTCCCAAAGTCCAATGAATAATCTCCAAACTAACACAGTGGCCCAAGAAGAACAGATTTCATTTTTTGCAGCTCAGAATTCAATTTCTCCGCTTCAGTCAACATCAAACACTGAGCAGCAAGCTGCTTTCCAGCAGCAGGCTCCAATATCACACATTCAGACCCCTATGCTTTCCCAGGAACAGGCACAACCCTCCCAGCAAGGTCTATTTCAGCCTCAGGTTTCCTTGGGCTCCCTTCCTCCTAACCCAATGCCTCAAAACCAACAAGGAACAATCTTTCAGTCACAGCACTCAATAGTTGCCATCCAGGGTAACTCTCCAtcccaggagcagcagcagcagcagcagcaacagcagcagcaacaacagagcATTTTATTCAGTAACCAGAACACCATGGCACCGATGGCATCTCAAAAGCAGCCACCACCAAACATGATATTCAATCCAAGTCAAAATCCAGTGGCTAATCAGGAGCAGCAGAACCAATCAATTTTCCATCAGCAGAGTAATATGGCCACAATGAATCAAGAGCAGCAGCCCATGCAATTTCAGAACCAGACCACAGTTTCCTCACTTCAGAACCCAGGCCCTGCCCAACCCGAATCATCACAGACCTCCTTGTTCCATAGCTCGCCTCAGATTCAGTTGGTCCAAGGGTCACCCAGTTCTCAAGAGCAGCAAGTAACACTCTTCCTCTCTCCAGCATCCATGTCTGCATTGCAGACCAGTATAAACCAACAAGACATGCAACAGTCTCCCCTTTATTCCCCTCAGAACAACATGCCTGGAATCCAGGGAGCCACATCTTCACCTCAACCACAGGCTACTTTATTTCACAACACTACAGGAGGTACAATGAACCAGCTACAGAATTCTCCTGGCTCTTCTCAACAGACATCTGGAATGTTCTTATTTGGCATTCAGAATAGTAAGAAACTCTTTCTAATTTCCCATTTCTTAAATGTTATTGGTTGAAATGGTCACTTTATTGTTACCAGAGAAAGCACAACACAGTGGTTTTAAGAGCATAGATTgcagttggacagaactgagttcGAGTCCCAGCTATACCACTTATAGACTGAGACCTTGGACAGGTTATTTGACATGCATGAGCCTCAATTTCCACATCTAAAATGGTGGCAATATTACAAACTTGACAAGGATATTGGGAGAATTAAAGGtggtgatatatatataaatatatgtgtctgCCATTTTGAGATATAACCTTGAAAGGAAGATGAAATACAAATGACAGAAAATTTTTCAGCCTGTTAAAGCAAGTAGTTTCTAAGGAGGTAGAAACCTATGTTTCTTTAATGTTTATGTACCAAGGAAATTATATAGGATTTATGTTGATAACTAAGCAGTGTTGTATTTTTATACTGCTTAGAGAAAACCGAGGATGAATTCTACTACTGTTTGATGAAAACCTTTTTGGAGGCTGTCAGGTTCCTCACTTTTAAGTCTCTAACAAGTGAACAAAATAATGCATTTGTATACCCCAGCCACTAGTAAATACCTTCTTATGAATCTTAACAGAAAATAACTAATCAGGTAGCTTCTCTGTTTTCAATGTCTCTGCAGACTGTAGTCAGCTTTTAACTTCTGGACCAGCTACATTGCCAGATCAGTTGATGGCCATAAGTCCACCAGGCCAGCCACAAAACGAGGGCCAACCACCTGTGACAACACTTCTTTCTCAGCAAATGCCAGAGAATTCTCCAATGGCATCCTCTATAAACACCAACCAGAACATTGAAAAGATTGATTTGCTTGTTTCATTGCAAAACCAAGGGAACAACTTAACTGGCTCCTTTTAACTGGATATGTAAGTAATGCATTTTGGCTTCTTTCTTATTGAAAAGCatcaataaattttattattcttagCATATTTGGGTTAAGTAATAACACTGTTTAGACtctgatcttttaaaatatggcttTCTCACAAAATGGTACCTTTTTTACCCTGAATTGATTGCTCTGAATGATAACTTACAGTCATATTGTTAATACTGGGCATTCCTTCTATTATATGTTGGATATAATTACATCTCATTTCACTTCCTCAAGAAGTAAACcttgaatctgaaaaaatatgacAGTATAAAGGTGGTAAAGTATCATTTATAGTACTGTAATATATTTTGGGATCATTCAGGGCAACAGCAACTTTGTAAATGCTTTCCCGCCATAGTGAGTTAaattaaacatcttttttttttagaaattccaTGAAGAAAATCCTGATTTCAAGATATCCTAAGATCTTGTGATTCCATGAGGATTATCGAActgttactttaaaaagaaaacaaaatatgaaaaactgTGATTGAGTAAATGGATAGATTTTACTCTGGCTGCAAAAGAGCACACCTTGGCTACCTATTGCAGTGATTAACCACCATTGTTAAcatctttatattttatgttcCTAATAACAGTGATGACTGAGAATCTATTTGAGTTTCCAGCTGACAGAATTAATTATTGCTATTTCCGTAGGCACTCTTTCTTTAAAAGTACAGTTTAAATTGACAAGCTGGATCACTCAGTTATTATTGCTATTAGAAAATAATTCATGTTTCATGTTTACttttgttcatttgtattttcttttctgcattgtTTAGTCAAGTAGTGGCTTATGAAGAAGAGTTCAAATAATAACTAAGGCTGTGATTTTTCAGTATAAAAAGCACAGCTATTGGCTATAGTGAAGGAatcttttctcagtttttatgGAGAAACTGAAGGGATAACATTCTGACAGGTAGGCTGTATTAAGAGCTCTGCACGGATAAGAGGCCTCTATTTATCACAGACAACACACTTACAAATGGAACAGCTGGAAtgctattgattttatttttcagagagtCGTTAATTCTCTATGTTTCTGTTAAGGGTTTTAGCCATAACTgtgcataaaaaagaaatatcttgctatattaaaaaaatgaaggggATGATATATGGTAAATTATGTTCTGATAGCCTCCTACAGTAGTTAAAACTGACAGTAATTTGAGTCTGTTTTCTTCTTATCCCAGTCTTGGACTGGTATTCTCTTTTTATGTTCATCTATGTTatccttcccctcttccttttaTTTCAGACAACTAGTAATATGCTACtagctttgtgaccctgtagtaACTTGAATAAAAAGACCATGTTGATCTACGGTTACCCAACAACTCCTGCAGCACAGGCAGGGGGGTACCCTTTTGGGAATGAGGGGaactgactcctgagaaataagAAACAATGCATTTTTTCCCCATGAACGGTGCTGTTCTGAAGTCTTCAAATTTTTCCCTCTTATAGGAAGCAGtgtaaatgttaattaaaaaaagagagagaaactaaaATTTCTTGAAACATCGCTTCTCCCTGAGCTGTAGTAAGTGTGATGCACTTGTCACCTCAGTGCTTTACAGTTCGAAGTGGTTGTTTACCTGATGGTTCCCACAAGCCTTAGGCTTTACAGGGTCATATCATTGACTTAAAGTGAAGAATTCATTTGTGTTACATCTATAGAGAGCAAAATAACACACTCCAGAACTTGCAGTTGTAGTATTAGTTATACAGATTTGGGTGTTCTCACCACCCATGGGATGCCTGCTTCTCACTACAACCTATTGTCTGGACATATGCTTACGTCTTATTCTCCTTTTGGCATGTAGAAAGCTGTTAATACAATTTAAGGCCAAATTGTGTGTGGCTTCTATATGTAGATAAGATGTTTTGGCATTCTTGTccgtttcatttatttttttaaatgtacaaaaaataGCCTGTTAATTGTTCATTCAAggctacatttctgttttttgtttttgtcttttctatccTATACACTTAGTTGAACTTTGTGGAATTGTGGTGTTGGTTTTGTTTATACAGCtggatttttccccctttttgtgATGGTCTTCCTTGGTTCTTTGAATGtactcttctttgttttt from the Capra hircus breed San Clemente chromosome 18, ASM170441v1, whole genome shotgun sequence genome contains:
- the NFAT5 gene encoding nuclear factor of activated T-cells 5 isoform X5, which translates into the protein MLCGQYPVKSEGKELKIVVQPETQHRARYLTEGSRGSVKDRTQQGFPTVKLEGHNEPVVLQVFVGNDSGRVKPHGFYQACRVTGRNTTPCKEVDIEGTTVIEVGLDPSNNMTLAVDCVGILKLRNADVEARIGIAGSKKKSTRARLVFRVNITRKDGSTLTLQTPSSPILCTQPAGVPEILKKSLHSCSVKGEEEVFLIGKNFLKGTKVIFQENVSDENSWKSEAEIDMELFHQNHLIVKVPPYHDQHITLPVAVGIYVVTNAGRSHDVQPFTYTPDPAAVALNVNVKKEISSPARPCSFEEAMKAMKTTGCNLDKVNMLPNALITPLISSTMIKSEDITPMEVTAEKRSPSIFKTTKTVGSTQQTLENISHIAGNGSFSSSSSHLTSENEKQQQIQPKAYNPETLTTIQTQDISQPGTFPAVSASSQLPSSDALLQQATQFQTRETQSREVLQSDGTVVNLSHLTETSQQQQQSPLQEQAQTLQQQISSNIFPSPNSVSQQLQNTIQHLQAGSFTGSTASGSSGNVDLVQQVLEAQQQLSSVLFSAPDGNENVEEQLSAGIFQQVSQIQNSVSPGMFPSTEPAVHTRPDNLIAGRAESVHPQNENTLSNQQQQQQQQQVMESSAAMVIEMQQSICQAAAQIQSELFPSSASANGNLQQSPVYQQTSHMMSALSANEDMQMQCELFSSPPAVSGNETTTTTTQQVATSGTTLFQTSNSGDGEETGAQAKQIQNSVFQTMVQMQHSGDSQPQVGLFSSTKSMISVQNSGTQQQGNGLFQQGNEMMSLQSGNFLQQSSHSQAQLFHPQNPIADAQNLSQETQGSIFHSPSPIVHSQTSTASSEQMQPPMFHSQNTMAVLQGSSVPQDQQSANIFLSQSPMNNLQTNTVAQEEQISFFAAQNSISPLQSTSNTEQQAAFQQQAPISHIQTPMLSQEQAQPSQQGLFQPQVSLGSLPPNPMPQNQQGTIFQSQHSIVAIQGNSPSQEQQQQQQQQQQQQQSILFSNQNTMAPMASQKQPPPNMIFNPSQNPVANQEQQNQSIFHQQSNMATMNQEQQPMQFQNQTTVSSLQNPGPAQPESSQTSLFHSSPQIQLVQGSPSSQEQQVTLFLSPASMSALQTSINQQDMQQSPLYSPQNNMPGIQGATSSPQPQATLFHNTTGGTMNQLQNSPGSSQQTSGMFLFGIQNNCSQLLTSGPATLPDQLMAISPPGQPQNEGQPPVTTLLSQQMPENSPMASSINTNQNIEKIDLLVSLQNQGNNLTGSF